Proteins from a single region of Sphingomonas sp.:
- a CDS encoding septation protein A, with amino-acid sequence MTDRPAASPGLRMLIDFGPLATFFAVNSLLPGAPLERIFAATASFMVAMAAAMALSWWKTRHISPMLWISGALVLVFGGLTLYFHDQIFIQIKPTIVYSMFAIILGYGLVADKPLLQTLLQTAYPGLSARGWRLLTINWTLFFVAMAVLNEVMRQILSWDQWVTFKTWAVIPMTIVFAMLNVPMLMKHGLQLDKPEDAPLPPEG; translated from the coding sequence ATGACCGACCGCCCCGCCGCTTCGCCCGGCCTTCGCATGCTGATCGATTTCGGCCCGCTGGCGACCTTCTTCGCGGTCAACAGCCTGCTGCCCGGCGCGCCGCTGGAACGCATCTTCGCCGCCACCGCTTCGTTCATGGTGGCGATGGCCGCGGCGATGGCGCTGAGCTGGTGGAAGACCCGCCACATCTCGCCGATGCTGTGGATTTCGGGCGCGCTGGTCCTCGTGTTCGGCGGGCTGACGCTCTATTTCCACGACCAGATTTTCATCCAGATCAAGCCGACCATCGTCTATTCGATGTTCGCGATCATCCTCGGTTACGGGCTGGTCGCGGACAAGCCGCTGCTCCAGACCCTGCTCCAGACCGCATACCCCGGGCTATCGGCCAGGGGCTGGCGGCTGCTGACGATCAACTGGACGCTGTTTTTCGTGGCGATGGCGGTGCTCAACGAAGTGATGCGCCAGATCCTGAGCTGGGATCAGTGGGTGACGTTCAAGACCTGGGCGGTGATCCCGATGACGATCGTCTTCGCGATGCTCAACGTGCCGATGCTGATGAAGCACGGGCTACAACTGGACAAACCCGAAGACGCGCCACTGCCGCCGGAGGGGTGA
- a CDS encoding superoxide dismutase, giving the protein MAFELPPLPYAKDALAPHISAETLEFHHGKHHKAYVDKTNGFVTEKGLEGRKLSEIITHAKETGDKGLFNNSAQVWNHSFYWQSLSPEKQTPSGKLADLIKDGFGTPEELVKKLVAESTAHFSNGWGWLVLDGGKLKVTSLHDADSPVAHEGMLPLLTVDVWEHAYYIDYRNSRPGYLDAVTANLINWEFVAQNLDGEGVSRADQEG; this is encoded by the coding sequence ATGGCTTTCGAACTTCCCCCGCTGCCTTATGCCAAGGACGCGCTGGCGCCGCACATCTCGGCGGAAACGCTCGAATTCCATCACGGGAAACATCACAAGGCCTATGTCGACAAGACCAACGGCTTCGTGACCGAAAAGGGGCTGGAAGGGCGCAAGCTCAGCGAGATCATCACCCACGCCAAGGAAACCGGCGACAAGGGCCTGTTCAACAACTCCGCCCAGGTCTGGAACCATAGCTTCTACTGGCAGAGCTTGAGCCCTGAGAAGCAGACGCCGTCGGGCAAGCTGGCCGACCTGATCAAGGATGGCTTCGGCACGCCGGAGGAGCTGGTGAAGAAGCTCGTCGCCGAATCCACCGCGCATTTCTCCAATGGCTGGGGCTGGCTGGTGCTCGACGGCGGCAAGCTCAAGGTGACCTCGCTGCACGACGCCGACTCGCCCGTGGCGCATGAAGGCATGCTGCCGCTGCTGACCGTCGATGTGTGGGAGCATGCCTATTACATCGATTACCGCAACTCACGGCCCGGCTATCTGGATGCGGTGACCGCGAACCTGATCAACTGGGAATTCGTCGCGCAGAATCTCGATGGCGAGGGTGTAAGCCGCGCCGATCAGGAGGGGTAA
- a CDS encoding urate hydroxylase PuuD, translated as MDKFFGNLHAVLGAGFILAIGILFAPFYTDYVTLDANHIFQWLHVFFGIVWIGLLYYFNFVQIPTMPAIPAELKPGVTRYIAPKALFFFRWAALLTVLTGLILAWLYDELHEGLAFKPGYQLIGVGMWLALVMAANVWFVIWPNQKKVLGLVEADDAAKAKAAKMAMMASRLNVMLSIPMLLAMTNMH; from the coding sequence ATGGACAAGTTCTTCGGCAATCTGCACGCGGTGCTGGGCGCAGGATTCATCCTCGCGATCGGCATCCTCTTCGCACCTTTCTACACCGATTACGTGACGCTCGACGCCAATCACATCTTCCAGTGGCTCCACGTCTTTTTCGGCATCGTCTGGATCGGGCTGCTCTACTACTTCAACTTCGTGCAGATCCCGACCATGCCGGCGATCCCCGCCGAGCTGAAGCCGGGCGTCACCAGATATATCGCGCCCAAGGCTCTGTTCTTCTTCCGCTGGGCCGCGTTGCTCACCGTCCTCACCGGCCTGATCCTCGCCTGGCTCTATGACGAACTGCACGAAGGGCTGGCGTTCAAGCCCGGCTATCAGCTGATCGGCGTCGGCATGTGGCTGGCGCTGGTGATGGCCGCGAACGTGTGGTTCGTGATCTGGCCGAACCAGAAGAAGGTGCTCGGCCTGGTCGAGGCGGATGACGCGGCCAAGGCCAAGGCGGCGAAAATGGCGATGATGGCCTCGCGGCTCAACGTGATGCTTTCGATCCCGATGCTGCTGGCGATGACCAACATGCATTGA
- the pspF gene encoding phage shock protein operon transcriptional activator has translation MERTTHVIGQSAPFLEALERASRAAQLDRPVLVIGERGTGKELVAERLHRLSPRWDQPLVVMNCAALPETLIEAELFGHEAGAFTGATKARAGRFEEAHRGTLFLDELGTLSMGAQERLLRAVEYGEIHRIGSSRPVRVDVRIVAATNEHLPQRVEEGTFRADLLDRLSFEVVTLPPLRHRKGDVQVLADFYGRRMASEIGMEDWPGWGPNALDALENYSWPGNVRELRNVVERAVYRWEQAGPVDAIEIDPFQSPFRPRAAVAGSAAPAAPAAPLPEQTPMPAPGLDGGSDFKTRVNRFERELLSRALAEHRFNQRSTAEALGLSYDQLRHALKRHELLGAGG, from the coding sequence ATGGAGCGCACCACCCACGTCATCGGCCAGTCGGCACCGTTTCTGGAGGCGCTGGAGCGCGCCAGCCGCGCGGCGCAACTCGATCGCCCGGTGCTGGTGATTGGCGAGCGCGGCACCGGCAAGGAGCTTGTCGCCGAGCGCCTGCACCGCCTGAGCCCGCGCTGGGATCAGCCGCTGGTGGTGATGAATTGCGCGGCCTTGCCCGAGACTTTGATCGAGGCCGAGCTGTTCGGGCATGAGGCGGGGGCGTTCACCGGTGCGACCAAGGCGCGGGCGGGGCGTTTCGAGGAGGCGCACCGCGGCACCTTGTTTCTCGACGAACTCGGCACGCTGTCGATGGGCGCGCAGGAGCGGCTGTTGCGGGCGGTGGAATATGGCGAGATTCACCGCATCGGCTCGTCGCGGCCGGTGCGGGTCGATGTCCGCATCGTCGCGGCGACCAACGAGCATCTGCCGCAGCGCGTGGAAGAAGGCACGTTCCGCGCCGATCTGCTCGACCGGTTGAGCTTCGAGGTCGTGACCTTGCCGCCGCTGCGGCATCGCAAGGGCGATGTGCAGGTGCTGGCGGATTTCTACGGCCGGCGCATGGCCTCCGAGATCGGCATGGAGGATTGGCCGGGCTGGGGACCGAACGCGCTCGACGCGCTGGAGAATTACAGCTGGCCCGGCAATGTCCGCGAGTTGCGCAACGTCGTCGAGCGCGCCGTCTATCGCTGGGAGCAGGCCGGGCCAGTGGATGCGATCGAGATTGATCCGTTTCAATCGCCCTTCCGCCCGCGGGCGGCGGTGGCGGGGAGCGCGGCGCCCGCCGCGCCGGCCGCGCCTTTGCCCGAGCAAACCCCCATGCCAGCGCCGGGGTTGGACGGCGGCAGCGATTTCAAGACGCGGGTCAACCGTTTCGAGCGCGAATTGCTGTCACGCGCGCTGGCCGAGCACCGCTTCAACCAGCGCTCGACCGCGGAAGCACTGGGGCTGAGCTACGACCAGCTCCGCCACGCGCTCAAGCGCCACGAGCTGCTGGGGGCAGGGGGCTAA
- the pspA gene encoding phage shock protein PspA, whose amino-acid sequence MGIFSRTRDIIAANVTDLLDKAEDPAKMIRMIILEMEETLVEVRASAARTIADQKEMRRHITKLEGLQASWTEKAELALSKGREDLAKAALVEKQKAADMCEQLTAEIAVLDEALKASEEDITKLQTKLREARTRQNSVVARLESANNRTRLREMTNGSKMQDAFSRFDVLERRVDFAEGRAEAAGLGAIPKTLEEEIAELKANDKVEAELEALKKRVGKGV is encoded by the coding sequence ATGGGTATCTTCTCTCGAACCCGCGACATCATCGCCGCGAACGTCACCGATCTTCTCGACAAGGCCGAAGACCCGGCGAAGATGATCCGCATGATCATCCTCGAGATGGAGGAGACCCTGGTCGAAGTCCGCGCTTCCGCGGCCCGCACCATCGCCGATCAGAAGGAAATGCGCCGCCACATCACGAAGCTCGAAGGGCTTCAGGCGAGCTGGACCGAGAAGGCCGAGCTGGCGCTGTCGAAGGGCCGCGAGGACCTCGCCAAGGCCGCCCTGGTCGAAAAGCAGAAGGCCGCCGACATGTGCGAGCAGCTGACGGCCGAGATCGCGGTACTCGATGAAGCGCTCAAGGCTTCGGAAGAGGACATCACCAAGCTCCAGACCAAGCTGCGCGAGGCGCGCACCCGTCAGAACTCGGTGGTCGCCCGTCTCGAGAGCGCCAACAACCGCACCCGTCTTCGCGAGATGACCAACGGTTCGAAGATGCAGGACGCCTTCTCACGCTTCGATGTGCTGGAGCGCCGGGTCGATTTCGCCGAAGGCCGTGCCGAAGCCGCCGGCCTGGGCGCGATCCCCAAGACGCTTGAGGAGGAGATCGCCGAGCTCAAGGCGAACGACAAGGTCGAGGCCGAGCTCGAAGCCCTGAAGAAGCGCGTCGGCAAGGGAGTCTGA
- the pspB gene encoding envelope stress response membrane protein PspB, with product MEDIFIPLIAIGCIFIGLPWLIFHYVTKWKTIGSITGEDEKLLDELHYVARQLEERLLTVERIIAADNPDFRPLRPERSETEYDLSRRN from the coding sequence ATGGAGGACATATTCATCCCGCTGATCGCGATCGGATGTATCTTCATCGGGCTGCCCTGGCTGATCTTCCACTACGTCACCAAGTGGAAGACGATCGGCTCGATCACGGGCGAGGACGAGAAGCTCCTCGACGAGCTCCACTACGTCGCCCGCCAGCTCGAAGAGCGGCTGCTCACCGTCGAACGCATCATCGCCGCCGACAACCCCGATTTCCGGCCGCTGCGCCCCGAGCGCAGCGAGACCGAATATGATCTCTCAAGGAGGAATTGA
- the pspC gene encoding envelope stress response membrane protein PspC: MSSRTKFYLDKQNGKIMGVCSGLADYTGIEAIWLRVGMVVLALSTSGTVVLGYLLVAWLAPNKPFGLYEGPEEEKFWQGVRSNPKRTTSEVRSKFRDIDRRLADIEMYYTSRNTRLADEIDSLR, from the coding sequence ATGTCGAGCCGTACCAAGTTCTACCTGGACAAGCAGAATGGCAAGATCATGGGCGTCTGCTCGGGTCTGGCCGACTATACCGGGATTGAAGCGATCTGGCTGCGCGTCGGCATGGTCGTCCTCGCGCTCTCGACCAGCGGCACGGTGGTGCTCGGCTACCTGCTGGTCGCCTGGCTGGCGCCGAACAAGCCCTTCGGCCTCTACGAGGGGCCCGAGGAGGAGAAGTTCTGGCAGGGCGTGCGCAGCAATCCCAAGCGCACCACCAGCGAGGTCCGCTCCAAGTTCCGCGACATCGATCGCCGCCTGGCCGATATCGAGATGTATTATACGAGCCGCAACACGCGTCTCGCCGACGAGATCGACAGCCTGCGCTAA